Within Ovis aries strain OAR_USU_Benz2616 breed Rambouillet chromosome 3, ARS-UI_Ramb_v3.0, whole genome shotgun sequence, the genomic segment GTCTGAGCACACAATCTTTAGAAGAGGAGATGCATCACAGCCAAAATGGTCAATGAGATTGGAGTTACAGAAATCTAGCTGAACTCCCAGGCTAAGTGGTGGGAGTATGACAATTAACCCAATCAGCCAAGAGCAAAGGACCAGAATGGTGCAGACCTCTTCACTCACGATGGTGGTGTAGTGCaggggcttgcagatggccacgtagcggtcATAGGACATGGCAGTTAGGAGAAAAAATTCTGTTGCCCCGATGAGGATGACAAAAAATAGCTGGATGGCACAAGCATTATAGCTCACTCTTTTGTCTCCAGTTGTCATGCTGTAAAGGAATCGAGGAACACAGACAGTCGTAAAGATTATTTCTAAGATGGAGAAGTTCCgaaggaaaaagtacatgggtgTTTTAAGGTGAGTGAGGAGGATAATGACTAGATTTCCAGCAACAGTGGAAGTGTAGGTGAGAAAcagaaacactgaaagaaaaaccTGTAGTCTTGGGTCGTCTGTTAATCCTAGTAGGATGAATGTTGTTATTTCAGAGTGATTTTTCATCACTATCTTCAGATACATAAGAAGTCTGTATTAATGGATTATGTGTTTAATCTGAggaatagaatataaaaataaatttcaacagCTATGTAGAATAAAGTAGTGAAtcaggcagctgctgctgctgctgctaagtcactccagttgtctccgactctgtgcgaccccatagacggcagcccaccagactcccccatccctgggattctccagacaagaacactggagtgggttgccatttccttctccaatgcatgaaagtgaaaagtcaaagtcaagtcgctcagtcgtgtccgactcttagcgaccccatggactgc encodes:
- the LOC101107184 gene encoding olfactory receptor 6C2-like, coding for MYLKIVMKNHSEITTFILLGLTDDPRLQVFLSVFLFLTYTSTVAGNLVIILLTHLKTPMYFFLRNFSILEIIFTTVCVPRFLYSMTTGDKRVSYNACAIQLFFVILIGATEFFLLTAMSYDRYVAICKPLHYTTIVSEEVCTILVLCSWLIGLIVILPPLSLGVQLDFCNSNLIDHFGCDASPLLKIVCSDTQFIEQLVLIMAVLTLILTLVCVIVSYTYIIKTILRLPLAQQRKKAFSTCSFHMIVVSITYGSCIFIYIKPAKEGVAINKAVSLLNTSIIPLMNPFIYTLRNKQVKQAFRDSI